One part of the Phycisphaeraceae bacterium genome encodes these proteins:
- a CDS encoding sigma-70 family RNA polymerase sigma factor — MTGPDGQPRVDVRTAHFGVGNAAWQRFYEMYSSPVYRVAMLRGLSAADAEDVVQQVMMVVLRHIGEFEYQTTRGRFRNWILRIAERKILDVYRKRRACGEVPLGGPSGLDESGDAGNRAQRRGENDRRDWDEQWRMQDLLFCLEEVAEDIAPRRMEAFRLYVLRGVPAAVVAKELGMTIGHVYVTRSQVLRMIRTRMAELAKKRDAATGDAEITDTFVEGDEEAQS; from the coding sequence ATGACCGGACCCGACGGCCAGCCCCGGGTTGACGTTCGAACGGCGCACTTTGGAGTGGGGAATGCCGCTTGGCAGCGGTTCTACGAGATGTACTCGTCGCCGGTGTACCGCGTGGCAATGCTCCGCGGCCTGAGTGCAGCCGATGCCGAGGACGTCGTGCAGCAGGTCATGATGGTGGTCCTTCGGCACATCGGCGAGTTCGAATACCAGACCACGCGTGGGCGTTTCCGCAACTGGATCTTGCGGATCGCGGAACGCAAGATCCTCGATGTGTACCGAAAGCGGAGAGCCTGCGGCGAGGTGCCTCTCGGCGGCCCTTCAGGCCTGGATGAGTCAGGGGACGCGGGCAACCGAGCGCAGCGCCGAGGGGAAAACGACCGGCGAGACTGGGATGAGCAGTGGCGGATGCAGGATCTGCTCTTTTGCCTGGAGGAGGTGGCGGAGGATATCGCGCCGCGGCGGATGGAGGCCTTCCGGTTGTACGTGCTTCGCGGAGTTCCCGCGGCGGTGGTGGCGAAGGAACTCGGGATGACGATCGGGCACGTGTACGTCACCCGCAGCCAGGTGCTGCGCATGATCCGAACGCGCATGGCGGAACTCGCCAAGAAACGTGACGCGGCAACTGGGGATGCCGAGATTACGGACACGTTTGTGGAGGGGGACGAGGAAGCTCAATCATGA
- a CDS encoding prepilin-type N-terminal cleavage/methylation domain-containing protein — MHTTSEDRGGTTEASVLGMLRNRGRTPALVIIDARALPGRALLAASSLRAYGYRGDMLGLVPSGPTGHPTERQLLAAGCDWCTGSSLCPSEVASLLHDPSGGPSTGLRLRERARVHGGAPGHCGFTLVELLVVIAVVAVLISLLAPAISGARLAGRRCVSAANLHSLYGVHAAYWNEHKDSLLNPFDAGTPTMYPGLQTLTGPVAWSTVIAPCTSQTASPGGLTIWDASRTTEAYCHIWGSYVADYLEGIDDGPAWMRDPSDPVLAQRTAELRASSWPQNLRLYDTSYWYPPVFWLKSERYQSETFVPIGPAPGESQWLARHTISSVPMSSHKALLFERMDWSGRRPVQWNNLRARPQVAFVDGSVSVVTMADVHALAESAHPNVTGTFRPSGYFDPAADFAQTWLIGPPVGPSDGTDPYETGGAPYAGTTAWRQYLYATRKGVGGMDVGKR, encoded by the coding sequence GTGCACACTACCAGTGAGGATCGGGGCGGGACCACCGAGGCGAGCGTGCTCGGCATGCTGCGCAACCGCGGCCGCACGCCGGCTCTGGTGATCATCGACGCCCGCGCCCTCCCCGGCCGCGCCCTGCTCGCCGCCTCGTCGCTGCGGGCCTACGGCTACCGCGGCGACATGCTGGGCCTAGTCCCCTCCGGGCCCACCGGTCACCCGACCGAGCGCCAGCTCCTCGCAGCCGGCTGCGACTGGTGCACGGGCTCATCGCTGTGCCCGTCCGAGGTGGCCTCGCTGCTGCATGATCCTTCGGGGGGACCCAGCACCGGACTCCGCCTACGCGAGCGCGCCCGCGTGCACGGCGGCGCTCCCGGTCATTGCGGGTTCACGCTCGTAGAGCTATTGGTAGTGATCGCGGTGGTCGCGGTCCTGATCAGCCTGCTGGCGCCTGCGATCTCCGGGGCACGTCTGGCGGGCCGCAGGTGCGTCAGCGCCGCCAACCTCCACTCGCTCTATGGCGTCCACGCGGCGTACTGGAACGAGCATAAGGACTCGCTCCTCAATCCCTTCGACGCGGGCACTCCCACGATGTACCCCGGGCTGCAGACGCTCACGGGCCCGGTTGCCTGGTCAACAGTGATCGCCCCGTGCACCTCTCAGACCGCGTCGCCAGGGGGGCTAACGATTTGGGACGCAAGTCGAACGACCGAGGCGTACTGCCACATCTGGGGCTCGTACGTCGCCGACTATCTGGAAGGGATTGACGACGGACCGGCGTGGATGCGCGATCCCTCCGACCCGGTCCTGGCTCAGCGAACGGCGGAGCTGCGTGCGTCGTCCTGGCCCCAGAACCTTCGCCTGTACGACACCTCCTACTGGTACCCGCCTGTGTTCTGGCTCAAGAGCGAGCGGTACCAGTCCGAGACGTTCGTCCCGATCGGACCAGCGCCGGGCGAGTCGCAGTGGCTGGCACGCCACACCATCTCTTCGGTGCCGATGTCCTCCCACAAGGCTCTGCTGTTCGAGCGGATGGACTGGTCGGGGAGGCGGCCGGTCCAATGGAACAACCTCAGGGCCAGGCCGCAGGTCGCGTTCGTCGACGGGAGCGTGTCGGTGGTCACCATGGCGGACGTGCACGCGCTGGCGGAGTCCGCCCACCCGAACGTGACTGGCACATTTCGCCCCAGCGGGTATTTCGATCCGGCGGCGGACTTCGCGCAGACCTGGCTGATCGGGCCTCCCGTGGGCCCCAGCGACGGGACCGACCCCTACGAGACCGGCGGCGCTCCCTACGCGGGGACAACGGCCTGGCGGCAGTACCTCTACGCCACCCGCAAGGGTGTTGGCGGGATGGATGTGGGGAAGCGATGA
- a CDS encoding ankyrin repeat domain-containing protein translates to MEDDDNQSIAAAIVRRDIAALTKLLERGADPTGRGEAVQPIHLAAMLGQPEYIALLIQHGASPDARDDIGRTPLHYAAIGSSETSAAAIDNLIRAGADVNAKDSRGTTPLDLAAGAEYEPAAVLLARAGGVCRADRRPWVQRVTSAPDPSRSPSR, encoded by the coding sequence ATGGAGGATGACGACAACCAATCGATCGCGGCGGCGATCGTCCGCCGCGACATCGCGGCGCTGACGAAGCTGCTCGAGCGTGGGGCTGACCCCACAGGTCGCGGGGAGGCCGTGCAGCCGATCCACCTGGCCGCCATGCTCGGGCAGCCCGAGTACATTGCCCTGCTCATCCAGCACGGGGCCTCGCCCGACGCCCGCGACGACATCGGCCGCACACCCCTCCACTACGCCGCGATCGGCTCCAGCGAGACGTCTGCCGCGGCCATCGACAACCTCATCCGGGCCGGGGCCGATGTGAACGCCAAGGACAGCCGCGGCACCACGCCGCTCGACCTCGCGGCCGGGGCGGAGTACGAACCCGCGGCCGTGCTGCTCGCCCGGGCGGGCGGGGTGTGTCGGGCGGACAGAAGGCCCTGGGTCCAGCGGGTCACGTCCGCTCCCGATCCGAGCCGTTCGCCATCCCGGTAG
- a CDS encoding ParB/RepB/Spo0J family partition protein, translating into MIDLAKRAGRAESIHWLTLDAITVLPQTRKRFDQALIAVLADNIREHGIMHPLICCRRNGRLELLDGERRHRAGGLLGLDRVPVRIIDDPLTATQILARQLSCNIHREDLSIVERAEGIQLLMDQGQLSAEQAATCLGLSPSTVSRTLPVLRLPEDLKAKAASGELSADGAYLLTRVSDPAQQAALAARVIAGELTRDALALQVRALESGKPAPATPAMSKATSPGSKKTPVWRITRTIAPGISLSVTGAGAASTLDGLVNVLAQFITRGRDACVRGATSVPRFLSTFRHDQPAGGVTP; encoded by the coding sequence ATGATCGACCTTGCCAAGAGAGCCGGCCGCGCCGAGAGCATCCACTGGCTCACGCTCGACGCAATCACTGTCCTTCCGCAGACCCGCAAGCGCTTTGACCAGGCGCTGATCGCCGTGCTGGCCGACAACATCCGCGAGCACGGGATCATGCACCCCTTGATCTGCTGCCGCCGCAACGGCCGGCTCGAACTCCTCGACGGCGAGCGGCGCCACCGCGCGGGCGGGCTCCTGGGCCTGGACCGCGTGCCGGTGCGGATCATCGACGACCCGCTGACCGCGACGCAGATCCTCGCCCGCCAGCTCTCCTGCAACATCCACCGCGAGGACCTCTCGATCGTGGAGCGCGCGGAGGGGATCCAGCTGCTCATGGACCAGGGGCAGCTCTCAGCCGAGCAGGCCGCAACTTGCCTGGGCCTGTCCCCCTCGACCGTCAGCCGCACCCTCCCGGTGCTCCGCCTCCCCGAGGACCTGAAGGCCAAGGCCGCCTCTGGCGAGCTGTCCGCCGACGGGGCCTACCTGCTCACCCGCGTGTCCGACCCGGCGCAGCAGGCGGCGCTCGCCGCCCGCGTCATCGCCGGCGAGCTCACCCGCGATGCGCTCGCTCTCCAGGTCCGCGCCCTGGAGTCGGGAAAGCCGGCACCCGCGACGCCCGCCATGAGCAAGGCGACGTCGCCAGGTTCAAAGAAGACGCCGGTCTGGCGCATCACCCGCACCATCGCTCCCGGCATCTCGCTCTCGGTCACCGGCGCCGGAGCCGCGAGCACGCTCGACGGCCTCGTGAATGTGCTGGCTCAGTTCATCACCCGCGGCCGCGACGCCTGCGTCCGCGGCGCCACCTCGGTCCCCCGCTTCCTTTCCACCTTCCGGCACGACCAGCCCGCCGGGGGGGTGACGCCATGA